One segment of Curtobacterium poinsettiae DNA contains the following:
- a CDS encoding LLM class flavin-dependent oxidoreductase has translation MAELQHFGYFFSRGFGPQAWGRSDWDWGHDWTKPDLYQQSVRTLEQAGMDLVIAEDAVSLGSPATLDLRIRQAYGGPKHDPLLLAPYLFAATSHIGIAPTVNAGITPPYLAARQFATLAHLSSDRLGINVVTDVGSARHAGLPPLPHDQAYDRAEEWITLLRRLWHSWGDAYVGAPDSWHFADGDALDAFHHEGAHFTADGPLNALPLASDPVVVSPGGSGRGLAFAGTHSDVQLALAPLSADAVTDYRARVLAAAEAAGRSTADLRILFVLKPVIVSSPEEADRIVAASEHPSDDALRAAAIAWSSDSETDLLALDLDAPVPDGTFGEHVSAGTIRGLLGDTPDAPLRELLTRKARQGRIRSRSGFVGTADEFADFIEELGSDADNDGIIFSGDLHPAQIHRMLGDLVPVLRRRGLLRREYGAGGIRANLFDF, from the coding sequence ATGGCCGAGCTGCAGCACTTCGGGTACTTCTTCTCGCGCGGCTTCGGCCCGCAGGCGTGGGGACGGTCCGACTGGGACTGGGGGCACGACTGGACGAAACCGGACCTGTACCAGCAGTCCGTCCGGACGCTCGAGCAGGCCGGCATGGACCTGGTCATCGCCGAGGACGCCGTCTCGCTCGGCTCCCCCGCGACCCTCGACCTGCGCATCCGGCAGGCGTACGGCGGCCCGAAGCACGACCCTCTGCTGCTCGCCCCGTACCTGTTCGCCGCCACCTCGCACATCGGCATCGCTCCGACCGTCAACGCGGGGATCACCCCGCCGTACCTGGCGGCCCGGCAGTTCGCGACCCTGGCGCACCTGTCCTCGGACCGGCTCGGGATCAACGTCGTCACCGACGTCGGCAGCGCACGGCACGCCGGCCTGCCGCCGCTGCCGCACGACCAGGCGTACGACCGCGCCGAGGAGTGGATCACCCTGCTCCGCCGGCTCTGGCACTCGTGGGGTGACGCGTACGTCGGCGCACCGGACTCCTGGCACTTCGCGGACGGCGACGCCCTGGACGCGTTCCATCACGAAGGCGCCCACTTCACCGCGGACGGTCCGCTCAACGCCCTGCCGCTGGCGTCGGACCCCGTGGTCGTCTCCCCCGGTGGCTCGGGTCGAGGGCTCGCGTTCGCTGGCACCCACTCGGACGTGCAGCTCGCGCTCGCGCCGCTGTCCGCCGACGCGGTGACGGACTACCGCGCCCGGGTGCTCGCGGCTGCGGAAGCCGCAGGGCGGTCGACCGCGGACCTGCGGATCCTGTTCGTGCTCAAGCCCGTGATCGTGTCCTCGCCGGAGGAGGCCGACCGCATCGTCGCGGCATCCGAGCACCCCTCCGACGACGCGCTGCGTGCGGCGGCGATCGCGTGGTCGAGTGACTCCGAGACCGACCTGCTCGCGCTGGACCTGGACGCACCGGTGCCCGACGGGACCTTCGGCGAGCACGTCTCGGCCGGCACGATCCGCGGGCTGCTCGGGGACACCCCGGACGCACCGCTGCGCGAGCTGCTCACCCGCAAGGCGCGGCAGGGGCGGATCCGGTCACGCTCGGGTTTCGTGGGGACCGCCGATGAGTTCGCGGACTTCATCGAGGAGCTCGGCAGCGACGCCGACAACGACGGCATCATCTTCTCGGGCGACCTGCACCCGGCGCAGATCCACCGGATGCTCGGCGACCTGGTGCCCGTGCTCCGGCGCCGTGGGCTCCTGCGACGGGAGTACGGCGCCGGAGGGATCCGGGCGAACCTGTTCGACTTCTAG
- the smpB gene encoding SsrA-binding protein SmpB, which translates to MAKERGEKIVATNRRARHDYLIEDTYEAGMVLSGTEVKSLRMGRASLVDGYAYIDGGEAWIDAVHIPEYTEGTWNNHSPRRKRKLLLHKQQIVKISHKTAQGGYTLVPLQIYFHDGRAKIEIAVAKGKREFDKRQALREKTDKREAERAMRTRNRVGE; encoded by the coding sequence ATGGCGAAGGAACGCGGGGAGAAGATCGTCGCGACGAACCGTCGCGCCCGGCACGACTACCTCATCGAGGACACGTACGAAGCGGGCATGGTCCTGTCCGGCACCGAGGTGAAGTCGCTGCGGATGGGGCGCGCGTCCCTGGTCGACGGGTACGCCTACATCGACGGTGGCGAAGCGTGGATCGACGCCGTACACATCCCGGAGTACACCGAGGGCACGTGGAACAACCACTCGCCCCGACGGAAGCGCAAGCTGCTCCTGCACAAGCAGCAGATCGTGAAGATCTCGCACAAGACTGCCCAGGGCGGCTACACCCTCGTGCCGCTGCAGATCTACTTCCACGACGGTCGCGCCAAGATCGAGATCGCCGTGGCGAAGGGCAAGCGCGAGTTCGACAAGCGTCAGGCCCTGCGCGAGAAGACCGACAAGCGTGAGGCCGAGCGGGCCATGCGCACCCGGAACCGCGTCGGCGAGTAG
- the ftsX gene encoding permease-like cell division protein FtsX: MRLGLVMSEVGSGLRRNASMVVSVVLVTFISLTFVGTAILLQMQINQMKGYWYDRAQVAVYLCTDTDTTGNCTGAKATADQREQVQAQLDSSTLKPYIEKTYYENQDQAFTRFKEQFKDSAATEFVKPEYLNETFWVNLKNPSQADVLVESLSKVAGVQSVVDQRGYLQPIFNLLNASSYTAIGIAALMLVAAVLLIATTIRLSAFSRRRELGIMRLVGASNRFIQTPFVLEGVIAAAIGAVLAGGAITAVVWFFVRNFLAERFTGTAFIGMGDAAIVVPAVIVIGVLLAAASASIAIRRYLKV; this comes from the coding sequence ATGAGGCTCGGGCTCGTCATGTCCGAGGTCGGCTCGGGCCTGCGGCGCAATGCGTCGATGGTCGTCTCCGTCGTCCTCGTGACCTTCATCTCCCTGACCTTCGTCGGTACGGCGATCCTGCTCCAGATGCAGATCAACCAGATGAAGGGGTACTGGTACGACCGGGCGCAGGTCGCCGTCTACCTGTGCACCGACACCGACACCACGGGCAACTGCACCGGCGCGAAGGCCACCGCGGACCAGCGCGAGCAGGTCCAGGCGCAGCTCGACTCGTCGACGCTCAAGCCGTACATCGAGAAGACCTACTACGAGAACCAGGACCAGGCATTCACCCGCTTCAAGGAGCAGTTCAAGGACTCGGCGGCGACGGAGTTCGTCAAGCCGGAGTACCTGAACGAGACCTTCTGGGTGAACCTGAAGAACCCCTCGCAGGCCGACGTCCTGGTCGAGAGCCTGTCGAAGGTCGCCGGCGTGCAGAGCGTCGTCGATCAACGCGGGTACCTGCAGCCGATCTTCAACCTGCTCAACGCCTCGTCGTACACGGCGATCGGCATCGCGGCGCTCATGCTCGTGGCGGCGGTGCTGCTCATCGCGACGACGATCCGCCTGTCGGCGTTCAGTCGACGGCGAGAGCTCGGCATCATGCGGCTCGTCGGTGCGTCGAACCGGTTCATCCAGACACCGTTCGTGCTCGAGGGGGTGATCGCCGCCGCCATCGGAGCCGTCCTGGCCGGAGGCGCGATCACCGCCGTGGTCTGGTTCTTCGTCCGGAACTTCCTGGCGGAGCGCTTCACCGGCACGGCGTTCATCGGCATGGGCGACGCGGCCATCGTGGTCCCGGCGGTGATCGTGATCGGGGTGCTCCTCGCCGCGGCGTCGGCGTCGATCGCCATCCGCCGGTACCTGAAGGTCTGA
- the ftsE gene encoding cell division ATP-binding protein FtsE: MIKFDQVTKVYSGNPSPALDNLTLEILKGEFVFLVGASGSGKSSFLRLVLKEEKPTSGQIHVLGQRLGSLASRKVPYFRRNLGVVFQDFRLLPNKNVFDNVAFSLQVIGKSKGFISEAVTDVLKLVGLAGKATRMPHELSGGEQQRVAIARAVVNKPAILLADEPTGNLDPTTSAGIMALLERINQGGTTVLMATHDASIVNQMQRRVIELSNGTVLRDEQSGGYQTQAVPIQRGTVSNTTGIQTIPGLIR, encoded by the coding sequence ATGATCAAATTCGACCAGGTCACCAAGGTCTACTCGGGCAACCCGAGTCCGGCGCTCGACAACCTCACCCTCGAGATCCTCAAGGGCGAGTTCGTGTTCCTCGTGGGCGCGTCCGGTTCCGGCAAGTCCAGCTTCCTGCGCCTCGTGCTCAAGGAGGAGAAGCCCACCAGCGGGCAGATCCACGTGCTCGGGCAGCGCCTCGGGTCCCTGGCATCGCGGAAGGTCCCCTACTTCCGCCGGAACCTCGGCGTGGTCTTCCAGGACTTCCGTCTGCTGCCGAACAAGAACGTGTTCGACAACGTGGCGTTCTCGCTGCAGGTGATCGGCAAGAGCAAGGGCTTCATCAGTGAGGCCGTGACCGACGTGCTGAAGCTCGTCGGTCTCGCCGGCAAGGCCACCCGCATGCCGCACGAACTCTCCGGTGGTGAGCAGCAGCGCGTGGCCATCGCCCGCGCCGTCGTGAACAAGCCGGCGATCCTGCTGGCCGACGAGCCCACCGGGAACCTGGACCCCACCACGTCCGCCGGCATCATGGCGCTCCTCGAACGCATCAACCAGGGAGGCACCACCGTGCTGATGGCGACCCACGACGCCAGCATCGTGAACCAGATGCAGCGTCGGGTCATCGAGCTCTCGAACGGCACCGTCCTGCGCGACGAACAGTCCGGCGGCTACCAGACCCAGGCCGTCCCGATCCAGCGAGGCACCGTGTCCAACACCACCGGCATCCAGACGATCCCGGGGCTCATCCGATGA
- the prfB gene encoding peptide chain release factor 2 produces MVELDFTEQLSALRETFGNIRSVVDVDRLQREIADLSEQAGAQDLWDDVDHAQQVTSALSHRQSELKKITDTEQRIDDLEVLVEMANEGDDQESADEALAELKAIQKMIGDFEVQTLLDGEYDDRPAVITIRAGAGGVDAADFAEMLLRMYLRYAEQHGYKTTVMDTSYAEEAGIKSATFEIDAPHAFGTLSVEAGTHRLVRMSPFGAAGKRQTSFAAVEVIPLMPETAVIDIPENDIRVDVFRSSGPGGQSVNTTDSAVRLTHIPTGTVVSMQNEKSQIQNRAAAMRVLQSRLLLLKKEEENAKKKELAGNITASWGDQIRSYVLAPYQMVKDLRTEHEVNNPSAVFDGDLDGFINAGIRWRKQSAAE; encoded by the coding sequence ATGGTCGAACTGGACTTCACCGAGCAGCTCTCCGCCCTTCGCGAGACCTTCGGCAACATCCGCTCGGTGGTCGACGTCGACCGCCTGCAGCGTGAGATCGCCGACCTCAGCGAGCAGGCCGGGGCCCAGGACCTCTGGGACGACGTCGACCACGCGCAGCAGGTGACGAGCGCGCTCTCGCACCGCCAGTCGGAGCTGAAGAAGATCACCGACACCGAGCAGCGCATCGACGACCTCGAGGTGCTGGTCGAGATGGCGAACGAGGGCGACGACCAGGAGTCCGCCGACGAAGCGCTCGCCGAGCTCAAGGCGATTCAGAAGATGATCGGCGACTTCGAGGTGCAGACGCTCCTCGACGGCGAGTACGACGACCGTCCGGCGGTCATCACGATCCGGGCCGGCGCCGGCGGCGTCGACGCGGCGGACTTCGCCGAGATGCTCCTCCGCATGTACCTCCGGTACGCCGAACAGCACGGCTACAAGACCACCGTGATGGACACCTCGTACGCCGAAGAAGCGGGCATCAAGTCCGCGACGTTCGAGATCGACGCCCCGCACGCGTTCGGCACGCTGTCGGTCGAGGCCGGCACCCACCGCCTGGTGCGGATGTCGCCGTTCGGTGCCGCGGGCAAGCGCCAGACGTCCTTTGCCGCGGTCGAAGTCATCCCGCTCATGCCGGAGACCGCGGTCATCGACATCCCCGAGAACGACATCCGCGTCGACGTGTTCCGCTCGTCGGGCCCCGGCGGGCAGTCCGTCAACACGACCGATTCCGCGGTGCGCCTGACGCACATCCCGACCGGCACCGTCGTCTCGATGCAGAACGAGAAGTCGCAGATCCAGAACCGTGCGGCCGCCATGCGCGTGCTGCAGTCACGCCTGCTCCTCCTCAAGAAGGAAGAGGAGAACGCGAAGAAGAAGGAACTCGCCGGCAACATCACGGCGAGCTGGGGTGACCAGATCCGCTCCTACGTCCTGGCGCCGTACCAGATGGTCAAGGACCTCCGGACGGAGCACGAGGTGAACAACCCCTCAGCCGTGTTCGACGGCGATCTGGACGGCTTCATCAACGCGGGCATCCGCTGGCGCAAGCAATCCGCCGCCGAGTAG
- a CDS encoding GNAT family N-acetyltransferase, whose product MRPQTALYEAWAEAHAEWGSGVHEDGFGITAHDDVGDEDGFRAWVGRLHARPGALWWIVEDGRVLGGIALRAPGDAAGVQRFGHVGYGIRPSARGRGVATWALGQVLAHASRVGIDPVVAVCRDDDDGSIGVLEHYDAVLLSTERRGGVRLRRYAIARSHRRPG is encoded by the coding sequence GTGAGACCGCAGACGGCGTTGTACGAGGCATGGGCCGAAGCGCATGCCGAGTGGGGGTCGGGCGTGCACGAGGACGGTTTCGGGATCACCGCCCACGACGACGTCGGCGACGAGGACGGCTTCCGCGCCTGGGTGGGCCGACTGCACGCCAGACCCGGGGCGCTCTGGTGGATCGTCGAGGACGGCCGCGTCCTGGGCGGGATCGCGCTCCGGGCCCCGGGAGACGCGGCCGGCGTGCAGCGATTCGGCCACGTCGGGTACGGGATCCGCCCGTCGGCGAGGGGCCGGGGCGTGGCGACGTGGGCGCTGGGCCAGGTGCTCGCGCACGCCTCGCGCGTCGGGATCGACCCGGTGGTCGCCGTCTGCCGCGATGACGACGACGGCTCCATCGGAGTGTTGGAGCACTACGACGCCGTCCTGTTGTCGACCGAGCGCCGCGGGGGCGTGCGGCTGCGACGGTACGCGATCGCCAGGTCGCACCGCAGGCCCGGATGA
- a CDS encoding cysteine desulfurase family protein, protein MSVYLDHAATTPILPEALAAFTDALGTVGNPSSIHSAGQRAKMLLEDGRAAVARSLDADPVEVVFTSGGTESINLAVKGLFWARQRDRQRPRIVVPGGEHHATVDTLTWLETHEGAVIDVVPLDAQGRVDLAGLEARLADASDVALVTFLWANNEVGTIQPVSRIVELAHAAGVPVHSDAVAAYGQVPVSFAASGLDALSVSAHKVGGPVGIGALVLGRKATVEPLIHGGGQQRQVRSGTQDAPAAAAFGVAASAVVAEPMPHPSLVALRDRLVAGVRAAVPAAMLMGDPVDRLPGNAHFTFPGCEGDSLLFLLDAAGVAVSTGSACQAGVPEASHVLLAMGLSEQDARGALRITLGHTTTDADVDAFLTALPDAVARAGAAGMASREPLLGR, encoded by the coding sequence TTGTCGGTCTACCTCGACCACGCCGCGACGACGCCGATCCTGCCGGAGGCGCTCGCCGCCTTCACCGATGCCCTGGGCACCGTCGGCAACCCGTCGTCCATCCACAGCGCCGGTCAACGCGCCAAGATGCTGCTCGAGGACGGTCGCGCCGCCGTCGCCCGCTCGCTCGACGCCGACCCGGTGGAGGTCGTGTTCACCTCCGGCGGCACCGAGAGCATCAACCTCGCCGTGAAGGGCCTGTTCTGGGCTCGCCAGCGCGACCGCCAGCGGCCCCGCATCGTCGTCCCGGGCGGCGAGCACCACGCCACGGTCGACACCCTGACCTGGTTGGAGACCCACGAGGGCGCCGTGATCGACGTGGTCCCGTTGGACGCGCAGGGTCGCGTCGACCTCGCCGGACTGGAGGCACGGCTCGCCGACGCCTCGGACGTCGCCCTGGTCACGTTCCTGTGGGCGAACAACGAGGTGGGCACCATCCAGCCCGTGTCACGGATCGTCGAGCTCGCGCACGCCGCCGGCGTGCCCGTGCACAGCGACGCGGTCGCCGCCTACGGGCAGGTGCCGGTGTCGTTCGCCGCGTCCGGCCTCGACGCCCTCAGCGTCTCCGCGCACAAGGTCGGCGGGCCCGTCGGCATCGGTGCGCTCGTGCTCGGACGGAAGGCCACCGTCGAGCCCCTCATCCACGGTGGTGGGCAGCAGCGGCAGGTGCGGAGCGGCACACAGGACGCCCCGGCGGCTGCGGCCTTCGGCGTGGCGGCCAGCGCGGTCGTCGCCGAGCCGATGCCGCACCCGTCACTCGTCGCCCTGCGGGACCGTCTGGTCGCCGGGGTCCGTGCGGCCGTCCCCGCCGCGATGTTGATGGGGGACCCCGTCGACCGCCTGCCGGGCAACGCGCACTTCACGTTCCCCGGCTGCGAGGGCGACTCGCTCCTGTTCCTGCTCGACGCCGCCGGGGTCGCGGTCTCGACGGGGTCGGCGTGCCAGGCCGGTGTGCCCGAGGCGTCGCACGTGCTGCTCGCGATGGGACTGTCGGAGCAGGATGCCCGTGGCGCGCTCCGGATCACGCTCGGCCACACGACGACCGATGCCGACGTCGACGCGTTCCTGACGGCGCTGCCCGATGCTGTCGCACGGGCCGGTGCCGCGGGGATGGCATCGCGGGAGCCGCTGCTCGGGCGGTAG
- a CDS encoding glycogen debranching protein, with protein MHETAIDLTPGFSLGGTVPRFTLRSATATSIVLVVAGAGSAEGADGHDRSDGRPTRHPLERVPDTDVWTGEVPGVVPGDRYHLLVDGPVGPRHEFDPTRPLLDPYARGILPTGDDEAAGPRWTSVVVDDAFDWGGVVKPQVPLDRAVVYEANVRTLTAANPHLPEHLRGTYAGVAHESTIAHLHRIGVTTLELLPVQAFDTERWLRDAGRQNAWGYNTLGFFAPHAAHASAPAQQEGADAVLREFKGMVRLLHEAGIQVVLDVVYNHTAEEGLGGPTTSLRGIDGANRYRWAQTDPPRRDTYYDTTGCGNTLDTSVEATADLIVDSLVYWAREVQVDGFRFDLMAALARDGEHRFDPSHPLLERIRNHPDLQDTLVIAEPWDVGPDGWKTGAFGAAGHRTSEWNDGFRDTVRQFWLTDIAEERRTGLPQTGIGRLAEALSGSRSVFGADRGPLASVNFVTAHDGFTLLDLVSYDGKHNEANGEDNRDGSNDNRSFNHGIEGDTADRGVRAARGRSMRNLVATLMLSAGVPMLTAGDERSRTQHGNNNAYVVSDDLTPVDWSDDEDAETMTEAVAALARFRQAHPSLRPTRFGVEGQETPGASRMSWYGPDGHPMTIEGWDQPVHRALQYFVESTPEHEPFDRVLVVVHGSGRTRDLTLPVREDVFAYRLAWSSEKHRDHERLRPAGQVFTAYGPGIHLFEVA; from the coding sequence GTGCACGAGACAGCGATCGACCTCACGCCGGGGTTCTCCCTGGGCGGGACCGTCCCCCGGTTCACCCTGCGGTCCGCGACGGCGACGAGCATCGTCCTGGTCGTGGCGGGCGCGGGGAGCGCCGAAGGCGCGGACGGGCACGACCGCTCCGACGGCCGGCCGACCCGGCACCCGCTCGAGCGCGTCCCCGACACGGACGTGTGGACCGGCGAGGTCCCCGGGGTCGTGCCCGGCGACCGCTACCACCTGCTCGTCGACGGGCCGGTCGGGCCGCGGCACGAGTTCGACCCGACGCGTCCGCTGCTCGACCCGTACGCTCGTGGCATCCTGCCGACCGGCGACGACGAGGCCGCCGGACCACGCTGGACCAGCGTGGTCGTCGACGACGCCTTCGACTGGGGCGGCGTCGTGAAGCCGCAGGTCCCGCTCGACCGTGCCGTCGTGTACGAGGCGAACGTCCGCACCCTGACGGCCGCGAACCCGCACCTGCCGGAACACCTGCGCGGCACGTACGCCGGGGTCGCCCACGAGAGCACGATCGCGCACCTGCACCGCATCGGCGTCACCACGCTCGAGCTGCTGCCCGTGCAGGCCTTCGACACCGAGCGGTGGCTCCGCGACGCCGGCCGGCAGAACGCCTGGGGCTACAACACGCTCGGGTTCTTCGCCCCGCACGCCGCGCACGCCTCGGCGCCGGCGCAGCAGGAGGGCGCCGACGCCGTCCTGCGCGAGTTCAAGGGCATGGTCCGGCTGCTGCACGAGGCCGGCATCCAGGTCGTCCTGGACGTCGTCTACAACCACACCGCGGAAGAGGGCCTGGGTGGTCCGACGACGAGTCTGCGCGGCATCGACGGCGCGAACCGCTACCGCTGGGCGCAGACCGACCCGCCCCGCCGGGACACCTACTACGACACCACCGGGTGCGGGAACACGCTCGACACCTCGGTCGAGGCGACGGCGGACCTCATCGTCGACAGCCTGGTGTACTGGGCACGCGAGGTGCAGGTCGACGGCTTCCGCTTCGACCTGATGGCCGCCCTGGCCCGCGACGGCGAGCACCGGTTCGACCCGTCGCACCCGCTGCTCGAGCGCATCCGGAACCACCCCGACCTGCAGGACACCCTGGTGATCGCCGAGCCGTGGGACGTCGGCCCGGACGGCTGGAAGACCGGTGCCTTCGGCGCGGCCGGTCACCGCACGAGCGAGTGGAACGACGGGTTCCGCGACACGGTCCGCCAGTTCTGGCTCACCGACATCGCCGAGGAGCGCCGCACCGGCCTGCCGCAGACCGGGATCGGCCGGCTGGCTGAGGCGTTGTCGGGGTCGAGGAGTGTCTTCGGTGCCGACCGCGGCCCGCTGGCGAGCGTCAACTTCGTCACCGCGCACGACGGCTTCACCCTGCTCGACCTGGTGTCGTACGACGGCAAGCACAACGAGGCCAACGGCGAGGACAACCGCGACGGCTCGAACGACAACCGCTCGTTCAACCACGGCATCGAGGGCGACACCGCCGACCGCGGGGTCCGTGCCGCGCGTGGGCGGTCGATGCGCAACCTGGTGGCGACCCTGATGCTGTCCGCCGGGGTGCCGATGCTCACCGCCGGCGACGAGCGGAGCCGCACGCAGCACGGCAACAACAACGCCTACGTGGTGTCTGACGACCTGACCCCGGTGGACTGGTCCGACGACGAGGACGCCGAGACGATGACCGAGGCCGTCGCCGCGCTGGCACGGTTCCGGCAGGCGCACCCGTCGCTCCGCCCCACCCGCTTCGGCGTCGAGGGGCAGGAGACCCCCGGGGCCTCGCGGATGTCCTGGTACGGGCCGGACGGGCACCCGATGACGATCGAGGGTTGGGACCAGCCCGTGCACCGCGCCCTGCAGTACTTCGTCGAGTCGACGCCGGAGCACGAGCCCTTCGACCGCGTCCTGGTGGTCGTGCACGGCAGCGGCCGCACCCGCGACCTGACCCTGCCGGTCCGCGAGGACGTCTTCGCGTACCGCCTGGCCTGGTCGAGCGAGAAGCACCGCGACCACGAGCGCCTCCGTCCCGCCGGGCAGGTCTTCACCGCCTACGGCCCCGGCATCCACCTGTTCGAGGTGGCGTAG
- a CDS encoding alpha-1,4-glucan--maltose-1-phosphate maltosyltransferase → MATADRPRRPKIGRIPITELAPRTPNGFPGKAFDGEVITFGATVFREGHGIIGADLVLERPDGGTRTVPMTLGAPGTDRYEATVQVDHVGVWTWHVESYSDDWASWLHGARLKIAAGVDTEATLLDGAVLLDRLAEETDSPAATRAAARVRDTDLDPAERLAAVDDPRIVAEVEEAPLTSLRTHSATQLLDVERTRAGVGAWYEFFPRSEGAKKNPDGSWKSGDFRTAARRLPAVARMGFDVIYLPPIHPIGTTARKGPNNTLTPGPHDPGSPWAIGSPDGGHDAIHPDLGTEDDFRDFVETAKNTGMEVALDFALQCSPDHPWVTQHPEWFTQRADGSIATAENPPKRYQDIYPIQFDTDPEGLVTEVERVLRHWIDFGIRIFRVDNPHTKPLWFWERVIREIRDEHPDTVFLAEAFTRPAMMRALAEAGFQQSYSYFTWRNTKDEIEDYFTELSHETSDYLRPNLFVNTPDILTEYLQFGGRAGYKVRAALAATGAPTWGMYAGYELFEDVARPGSEENIDNEKYEYKPRDFALAEAEGASLAPYVTMLNRLRAAHPALRQLRNLHVHAAEDPAIVVYSKHLSGEYIRSGRPDTVIVVANVDPHSARETTVHLDLAALGLPTEGLFDVRDVVTGQRWTWGASNYVRLDAFQEPVHLLVVEGPHR, encoded by the coding sequence GTGGCCACCGCAGACCGACCCCGCCGCCCGAAGATCGGGCGCATCCCGATCACCGAGCTCGCCCCGAGGACGCCGAACGGCTTCCCCGGCAAGGCATTCGACGGCGAGGTGATCACGTTCGGTGCAACCGTCTTCCGAGAAGGACACGGCATCATCGGCGCCGACCTCGTCCTCGAACGCCCAGACGGTGGAACTCGCACCGTCCCCATGACCCTCGGTGCCCCCGGCACCGACCGCTACGAAGCCACGGTGCAGGTCGACCACGTCGGCGTCTGGACGTGGCACGTCGAGTCGTACTCCGACGACTGGGCGAGCTGGCTGCACGGCGCACGTCTGAAGATCGCGGCCGGCGTCGACACCGAGGCGACGCTGCTCGACGGCGCCGTGCTGCTCGACCGGCTGGCCGAGGAGACCGACTCCCCCGCCGCCACCCGTGCCGCCGCACGCGTCCGGGACACCGACCTCGACCCGGCCGAACGCCTGGCCGCCGTCGACGACCCACGCATCGTCGCCGAGGTCGAGGAAGCCCCGCTCACCTCGCTCCGGACCCACTCCGCCACCCAGCTGCTCGACGTCGAACGCACCCGCGCCGGCGTCGGCGCCTGGTACGAGTTCTTCCCCCGCTCAGAAGGTGCGAAGAAGAACCCCGACGGCTCCTGGAAGAGCGGCGACTTCCGCACCGCGGCCCGCCGTCTGCCCGCCGTCGCCCGGATGGGCTTCGACGTCATCTACCTGCCGCCGATCCACCCCATCGGCACCACCGCCCGCAAGGGGCCGAACAACACGCTCACGCCCGGGCCGCACGACCCCGGCAGCCCGTGGGCGATCGGCTCCCCTGACGGCGGGCACGACGCGATCCACCCCGACCTCGGCACCGAGGACGACTTCCGCGACTTCGTCGAGACGGCGAAGAACACCGGCATGGAGGTCGCGCTGGACTTCGCGCTGCAGTGCTCCCCCGACCACCCCTGGGTCACCCAGCACCCGGAGTGGTTCACGCAGCGTGCCGACGGCTCCATCGCGACCGCCGAGAACCCCCCGAAGCGGTACCAGGACATCTACCCGATCCAGTTCGACACCGACCCCGAGGGTCTGGTCACCGAGGTCGAGCGTGTCCTGCGCCACTGGATCGACTTCGGCATCCGGATCTTCCGCGTCGACAACCCGCACACCAAGCCGCTCTGGTTCTGGGAACGCGTCATCCGCGAGATCCGCGACGAACACCCCGACACCGTGTTCCTCGCCGAGGCGTTCACCCGCCCGGCGATGATGCGCGCGCTCGCCGAAGCCGGGTTCCAGCAGTCGTACTCGTACTTCACCTGGCGCAACACGAAGGACGAGATCGAGGACTACTTCACGGAGCTCTCCCACGAGACGAGCGACTACCTGCGCCCGAACCTCTTCGTGAACACCCCCGACATCCTCACCGAGTACCTGCAGTTCGGCGGCCGTGCCGGCTACAAGGTGCGCGCGGCGCTCGCCGCCACCGGTGCGCCGACGTGGGGCATGTACGCCGGGTACGAGCTCTTCGAGGACGTCGCCCGTCCGGGCTCGGAAGAGAACATCGACAACGAGAAGTACGAGTACAAGCCGCGTGACTTCGCCCTGGCCGAGGCAGAGGGTGCGTCGCTCGCGCCGTACGTGACGATGCTCAACCGCCTCCGAGCGGCGCACCCCGCGCTGCGACAGCTGCGGAACCTGCACGTGCACGCCGCCGAGGACCCGGCGATCGTCGTCTACTCGAAGCACCTGTCGGGCGAGTACATCCGGTCAGGACGCCCCGACACCGTGATCGTGGTCGCCAACGTCGACCCGCACTCCGCCCGTGAGACCACCGTGCACCTGGACCTCGCTGCACTCGGTCTGCCGACCGAGGGCCTGTTCGACGTCCGCGACGTCGTGACCGGTCAGCGCTGGACCTGGGGCGCGTCGAACTACGTCCGCCTGGATGCGTTCCAGGAGCCCGTGCACCTGCTCGTCGTGGAAGGACCCCACCGATGA